The genomic region ACAGGATGGTGATGTTGATCGCCATTCCCATGACGCTTGCTGCGATCACCACGCCGCTTCTCGGACTTGTCGATATGGGCGTTGTCGGCCAGATGGGACAGGCCGAGCTGATCGGCGGTCTGGCGATTGGCGCGCTGGTCTTCGATTTCCTGCTGTCGATATTCAATTTCCTGCGTTCCGGCACGACCGGACTGGTTGCACAGGCCATGGGTGCGGAAGACGCGGTGGAAGAGCAGGCGATCTTCTGGCGGGCAATCATCATCGCGGTCATTGCCGGCAGCCTGATGATACTGTGCCTGCCGATCATCATCGGCGTCTCGTCCACCTTCATGCATCCGACGTCGGCAACGCAGGAAGCAATGGCGACCTATGTGTCGATCCGCATGTTGTCCGCGCCGGTTGCGCTCATCAACTATTCAATCCTCGGACTGGTTCTCGGACGTGGACAGGGTATTGTCGGCCTCGGTCTTCAGGTGCTCCTCAACGGCATCAATATCGTGCTCTGCATTATCCTCGGGCTGGAGTGGGGCTGGGGCGTTACTGGCGTTGCCTGGGCGACCGTGACCGGCGAAACGGTTGCCGCTCTCGTCGGCATGTTCATCGTGCTGCGCCATTTCCGAAAGGATGCGTCACTGCGTCCGGACCGGGCGCGGATATTCCAGAAGCAAGGAATCCTGCGCATGTTCGCGGTCAATCGCGACATCATGATCCGCTCCTTCCTGCTTCTCACGGCCTTCGCGTTCTTCACGCGGGCAGGGTCCGATCTCGGCCCGGTCACACTGGCGGCCAATGCCGTCTTGATGAACTTCTTCCTCATCGCCGGTTTCTTCCTGGACGGCATGGCGGCAGCCGCCGAACAGATCGTCGGACGGTCTATTGGCGCGCGCTACAGTCCTGCGTTCGTGCGCGGTGCCAAGCTCACTTTCGTCTGGGGGCTGGTCATGGCCAGCCTCATCGCCTTTTTCCTGCTGGTGTTTGGCGATGCGATCATCGGGCTGCTGTCCAAGGCGGAAGACGTTCACGCTGAAGCCTTGAAATACCTGCCCTGGGCCGCGCTGACAGGTATGACGGGACTGCTGGCCTTCCATATGGACGGGGTTTACATCGGCGCCACATGGTCGCGCGACATGCGCAACATGATGTTCCTGTCGCTCGGCTTTTTTCTCGCAGTTCTTTATGCGGCAAAGCCCGTGATGGGCAATCACGGGCTTTGGCTGGCTCTCAACCTGTTTCTGTCAATTCGCGGAGTTTTGCTTCTGGCGATCCTGCCGCGACGTTATCGTACAGAATTCATTATGTGACCCGGCTCTCAGGCGGGCAGCTCACGCTTGGCCCAGTCGCTGCTGTCCCGGTCGCGCAGTGCGGCGATGTTGGCAACGCCCTCGCGTTTCACTGCCGCCGACAGGCCACGCACGATTTCGGCGGGCAGGTTCGGTCCGCGATAGATGAGGCCTGTATAAAGCTGGACCAGATCGGCACCGGCCTTGATCTTTGTCAGCGCCGTTTCAGCGCTATCCACGCCGCCGACGCCGATCAACGGCATGTCGGGGCCGACCCGCTCGCGCATCTTGGCAAGGATGATGGTGGAGCGCTCGAAAAGCGGTACGCCGGAAAGCCCGCCTGTTTCATCGCGGTTGTCCGCGCTTTTCAATCCGGCGCGTGAAAGCGTCGTGTTGGATATGATGATGCCATCGAGCTTCTGTTCGGTTGCCTCGGCAGCGATGTCGTCCAGTTCTTCATCGGCCAGATCGGGGGCGATCTTCAGAAAAACCGGACGCTTCAGCGTGCACATCTTGCCTTCTTCGTTGCGCGCTTCCAGCACGCGGCTCAACAGTTCACGCAGACTGTCGCGGGCCTGAAGGTTGCGCAGTCCCGGCGTGTTGGGCGAAGAAATATTGACGGTGAAGTAGCGCGCCAGCTGATAGAAGCGACGGATACCGGCAACATAATCGGCAATGCGGTCTTCGGCATCCTTGTTGGCGCCTATATTGACGCCCACGATACCGCTCTTGCCAGCGCGTTGCGACAGGCGCTTAAACGCAGCATCATGGCCTTCATTGTTGAAGCCCAGCCGATTGATAACGGCCCTGTCATCCACGAGCCGGAAAATGCGCGGACGCGGATTGCCGCTTTGCGGGCGCGGCGTGATGGTGCCGATTTCCGTGAAGCCGAAACCGAGCTTCAACAGGGCGTCCGGCACTTCGGCATTCTTGTCGTAGCCCGCTGCCATGCCGAGCGGATTTGGAAACTGCAATCCCGCAACCTTGACGGAAAGCGCCGGATCGTTCGGCGCACCGCAGGTCACGAGACCTGTCTTCAGGCCAGCGATGGAAAGACCATGTGCCTGTTCTGCATCGAAGGCGAAAAGGGCGCGTCGCCCGAGAGTTTCAAAAAGCCCGCTCATTAACTTTCCAGCTCCGGAAAAATGTGAAGACCATCGTCGCCCAACGGCAGGGGTTCAACCTTCAAAACGGCTGCAAGCGGCAGTGTGCCGTAGAGATGAGGAAAAAGGGCCCCGCCGCGTGAAACTTCAAACTTCAATGCCGCGCCGAGCGCAGAAGCATTCACACTGATCAGAAGCAGATCCCGCTGGCCCGCAAAATGTTTAGCTGCCGTTTCCCGCACCTGTGTTCCAGTAGAGAAATGGATATAGCCGTCCGCAATATCAACTGGAGCCCCGGTAAAATTACCAGCCTGTTCTGCCTGCGCCCAAAGCCCGCGCGGAGCGATCTTATAGATGATCTCATTGGTCATGGGTGCTCTCTAGACCGAATTTCTTCGGAAATCAAAGTCCCGCATGTTCGATTTTCGTCGTAAACGTCCCATATGATGGGGACACCTCAAAGAGAAGCTGAAGGGAATAGCCTTATGTTGAACAGAAAGACATTGATGGTCCGCAATCTGGCTGCTGTTGCTGTTCTTGGTTCAGCACTTGCCCCGGCCAATGCGCTGGCGCAGGAAAACGGACGTTATCGGCTGGAAGGGACGGAAAACGGCTATGTCCGTCTGGACACCCGAACCGGCGCGATCTCGACCTGCGTGGAGCAGCAGGGACAACTCGTGTGCAAGATGGCGACCGAAGATCGTGAGGCTTATGAGAACGACATTGCCAGCCTGCAGGATCGCGTGAAGAAGCTTGAGGACAAGGTCTCCGCTCTTGAAGGGAAAGGCGGAAGTACTGCTTCGGGCTTGCCGACGGAGCAGGAGTTTGAGCAATCCATGAGCTATATGGAACGGTTCATGCGGCGCTTTATGGATATAGCGAAAAGTTTCGACAGCGAGCCGGAAAAACCGGACAACGGAACCCTTCCGGGCGGGCGGACCTGACAGCAAGGAAAAAGGCGCCGCACGGCGCCTTTTCATTGAGCATTTCCAGCAAATGTGGGTGCGTTTCGCCCTATTGCGCGAAACGCTTTGTCGCCTCTATCAATTCGTGGGTGATACCGGGTTCCGTAACGGCGTGTCCGGCGTCCTCGACGATTTTGAGATCGGCTTCAGGCCACATCTTCTTCAACTGCCAGGCATTGATGAACGGCGTGCAGACATCATAGCGGCCGTGCACGATCACACCGGGAATATGCCGGATGCGGTCGACGTTCCGTAGAAGCTGGTCGTCGGAATCGAGGAAGCCACGGTTCTGGAAATAGTGGCATTCGATACGCGCAAAAGCGATGGCGTACTGGTCTTCACCGAAGGCATCGACACGCGCCGGATCGGGCAGAAGCGAAATGATCGAGCCTTCCCAGCGCGCCCAGCGTCGAGCCGCTTCAAGCTGCACCTGCGGGTTGCGATCGGTGAGGCGCTTGTAATAGGCAGCGATCATATCGCCGCGCTCTGCTTCCGGTATATGCTCCTGATAAGCCTCGAAGTGATCAGGGAAGAGAATGCTTGCGCCGTTGGAATAGGTCCAGTCGACTTCGAAACGGCGAACCATGAAGATACCGCGCAGGACAAGTTCTGCAACGCGATCCGGATGGGATTGCGCATAGGCAAGGCCGAGGGTCGCTCCCCATGAGCCGCCGAACACCTGCCACTTGTCGATGCCGAGATGCGCGCGAATATGCTCCATGTCCGCCACAAGATCCCAGGTCGTGTTTTCGCGCAATTCCGCATGCGGGGTGGAACGGCCGCATCCGCGCTGGTCGAACAGGATTATGCGATAGCGCTCCGGGTCATGCAGGCGACGCATCGTCGGCGTGATTCCACCGCCGGGGCCGCCATGGATCATGATGACCGGCTTGCCGTCCGGGTTGCCGCATTGCTCGACGTGGATTCGATGCAGCGAAGAGACCTGCAGCATCTCTTCCTTGAACGGTTGGATTTCGGGATAAAGCGTATTGCGCGTCATGAAATGCCTTTTGGTCCCCCCATTTCGCTGGTCGGGCCGCTCTTATGTTACTTTCAGCGCATAACCTAACATACAATGCGGCCAGATGGCGGCAATGAGTAATGCGAAAAGGGATTAGCAACGTGAATTTTGGTTGCCCGAGCCAAAAAACGGCATAAAACGGAGTGATTGGCTGATTGGCCTGCACCGCGAGGGGAGGAGACCTGAAACAATGGCGCGCGAGGCACATGCATTTTATCATCGCTGACGATCATCCGCTTTTCCGGGGGGCATTGAGACAGGTCCTTTCCGGACAGTCGCAAAGCGTGGAAATCATCGAAGTTGGCGATTTCGACGCCGTAAAGAAACTGGTCGGCGAGCGAGAGGATATCGACCTTCTGCTGTTGGATCTGACGATGCCGGGCGGTACTGGGCTTTCCGGTCTGGTGACGTTGAAGGCCTTGCAGCCCGCACTTCCAATCATCATCGTTTCGGCAACCGACGATGCGGCGACGATCCGTCATGCGGTCGAGCTCGGTGCTTCGGGGTTCATATCGAAATCCGCCAGCATGGAAACCATTGGCGAGGCCATGAGCACTGTTCTGGCTGGCGATATCTGGACACCCGCCGACATTGAACTGGATCATGCGCACGACCCGGAAATCGAGGCGCTCATCGCGCGGTTGCGCACATTGACGCCGCAGCAGACGCGCGTGCTGACCATGTTGGCGGAGGGGCTGTTGAACAAGCAGATCGCCTATGAGCTTGGCGTGTCGGAAGCCACGGTCAAGGCGCATGTTTCAGCAGTGCTGCAGAAACTCGGGGTCGACAGCCGCACACAGGCGGTCATTCTCCTGTCGCGCATCGGCAATGATGCGCTAAACACGGATTAGAGCACGTCTCCCGAAACTGGGAGACAATCGGATAGAGCATTTGCGAGGCGCCTTTAAACAGGAAATGTTCCGGACAGTCCGTTACTGAGCGGCATTCTGCGCCGATGCATTGTCCTGCCTCGCATGATGAAAATGCGATAGCAGCGAACGGAGCGCCGCGGGACGAAGCGGCTTGTGCAAGACAGTGACGTTTTCATCCTCAGCGCGTTGGCGCACTTCCTTGGAGCGATCGGCTGTCAGGAGGATGGCCGGTATTTCGGTCTGGAACGTTTCGCGGGCAAAACCGATCATATCGAGGCCGTTTTCGTTCAGCAGATGATAGTCCGCGACGATCACATCCGGCGGGCGGGAATGGTCGGTGCAGTACGATTTCAGCGCAGTTCCGCTGCGCAGTGTCGTAACCTGGCACCCCCATCCGCGAAGCAGCGTTTCCATTCCCGACAGGATGCTGGCGTCATTGTCGATGCAGAGAACATCGAGCCCCGTCAGTTCCAGCGCCCGTTGCAGCCCGCGACGGTTCTTCACTTCGTCAGCGGGCACCTTTTCCTGCGAGACAGGAATGCGCAGGGTGAACATCGTCCCCTTGCCGGGCGTTGAAGCCAGCGCGAGCGGCAGCGACAAGAGCCTGGCGATGCGGTCAACGATGGAAAGGCCAAGGCCAAGGCCTTCCGCTTCCCGCATTCCTTCATCGAGCCGGGTAAACTCGCGGAAGACGAGTTTCAGCTTTTGCGGAGGAATGCCGATTCCGGTATCGAGCACCTGCAACTCCACAAAGGAACCGCGGCGGCGGACGCCGAGCAAGATACCGCCCCTGCGGCTATACTTGATTGAATTGGAGACGAGGTTCTGGATCAGGCGCCGCAGCATGTTGCGATCCGTCTTGACGACGATGCTTGACGGGACAACGCGCAGTTTCAGCCCCTTGGCGGCTGCAAGCGGTGTGAAGTCGGTTGCAATCTGGCTCATCAGCTTGTCGAGACGAAACACCGAGAGTTCGGGTTTGAGTGATCCGGTGTCCAGCCGTGAAATATCCAGGACCATACCGAGAATGGCTTCCACGGCTTCCAGTGAGGAGTCGATATTGCGTGCGAATTCGCTGGTTTCGGAACGCCCCAGTCTTTCGGCAAGCGCGGTACTGTACAGTCTTGCCGCGTTAAGCGGTTGCAGAATGTCGTGCCCGGCAGCCGCAAGAAATCGCGTCTTCCCCTGATTGGCTTCTTCCGCCGCGGCTTGCGCCTTGGCAAGCTGCTGGTTGACGCGGGTCAGTTCCGCCGTGCGATCCGCCACGCGCTGCTCCAGCATCTCAGCCGCCTTCTGGCGCGTGACATCCGCTTCAACCGCCGCCGTGATATCGGTATATGTCGCGACGATGCCCCCATCAGGCATGGGATTGGACTGGATTTCCAGCACCTTGCCGGTGGATTTCATATTGATGCGCCATGGACGGCGCACAGCCGCGAGCGAGCGTATGGCGCTGTTCTGGCCGGTGAAAGATATGTCGCCGCGACGATGCAGCTGTTCCACGATTTCGGAAACGGGTATCCCGACCTGCATCACCTCATCGGGAAGATCGAAAAGCTTGCGGAACTGCCGGTTCCAGCAGGTGAGCCTCAAGTCCTTGTCGAAAACCGTGATGCCTTGTTCCATCTGGTCGAGCGCGGTTTGCAGCAGGTCGCGGTTTTGCTGCAAGGCCGTTGAAGCATCGTCCAGGAGTTGTCGCGCATCGCGGCCGGACGCATCGCCCTTTTGCAACAGCAGTGACAGGACAAGGCGCGCCGATGCAGAGCCGACTGCCGTACCAAGCAGTTGCTCCGCATGGCGGATCAAAGGCGTATCGACGGTCATGCCGGGATCAAGCCGCCGCTGTTCCCTTCCTTCAAAACGAAGGAAAGCG from Brucella intermedia LMG 3301 harbors:
- a CDS encoding MATE family efflux transporter, coding for MDQSLQRGGVTRPFEVTHRMVMLIAIPMTLAAITTPLLGLVDMGVVGQMGQAELIGGLAIGALVFDFLLSIFNFLRSGTTGLVAQAMGAEDAVEEQAIFWRAIIIAVIAGSLMILCLPIIIGVSSTFMHPTSATQEAMATYVSIRMLSAPVALINYSILGLVLGRGQGIVGLGLQVLLNGINIVLCIILGLEWGWGVTGVAWATVTGETVAALVGMFIVLRHFRKDASLRPDRARIFQKQGILRMFAVNRDIMIRSFLLLTAFAFFTRAGSDLGPVTLAANAVLMNFFLIAGFFLDGMAAAAEQIVGRSIGARYSPAFVRGAKLTFVWGLVMASLIAFFLLVFGDAIIGLLSKAEDVHAEALKYLPWAALTGMTGLLAFHMDGVYIGATWSRDMRNMMFLSLGFFLAVLYAAKPVMGNHGLWLALNLFLSIRGVLLLAILPRRYRTEFIM
- a CDS encoding quinone-dependent dihydroorotate dehydrogenase, with product MSGLFETLGRRALFAFDAEQAHGLSIAGLKTGLVTCGAPNDPALSVKVAGLQFPNPLGMAAGYDKNAEVPDALLKLGFGFTEIGTITPRPQSGNPRPRIFRLVDDRAVINRLGFNNEGHDAAFKRLSQRAGKSGIVGVNIGANKDAEDRIADYVAGIRRFYQLARYFTVNISSPNTPGLRNLQARDSLRELLSRVLEARNEEGKMCTLKRPVFLKIAPDLADEELDDIAAEATEQKLDGIIISNTTLSRAGLKSADNRDETGGLSGVPLFERSTIILAKMRERVGPDMPLIGVGGVDSAETALTKIKAGADLVQLYTGLIYRGPNLPAEIVRGLSAAVKREGVANIAALRDRDSSDWAKRELPA
- a CDS encoding DUF952 domain-containing protein, which produces MTNEIIYKIAPRGLWAQAEQAGNFTGAPVDIADGYIHFSTGTQVRETAAKHFAGQRDLLLISVNASALGAALKFEVSRGGALFPHLYGTLPLAAVLKVEPLPLGDDGLHIFPELES
- the pip gene encoding prolyl aminopeptidase, whose translation is MTRNTLYPEIQPFKEEMLQVSSLHRIHVEQCGNPDGKPVIMIHGGPGGGITPTMRRLHDPERYRIILFDQRGCGRSTPHAELRENTTWDLVADMEHIRAHLGIDKWQVFGGSWGATLGLAYAQSHPDRVAELVLRGIFMVRRFEVDWTYSNGASILFPDHFEAYQEHIPEAERGDMIAAYYKRLTDRNPQVQLEAARRWARWEGSIISLLPDPARVDAFGEDQYAIAFARIECHYFQNRGFLDSDDQLLRNVDRIRHIPGVIVHGRYDVCTPFINAWQLKKMWPEADLKIVEDAGHAVTEPGITHELIEATKRFAQ
- a CDS encoding response regulator transcription factor, producing MHFIIADDHPLFRGALRQVLSGQSQSVEIIEVGDFDAVKKLVGEREDIDLLLLDLTMPGGTGLSGLVTLKALQPALPIIIVSATDDAATIRHAVELGASGFISKSASMETIGEAMSTVLAGDIWTPADIELDHAHDPEIEALIARLRTLTPQQTRVLTMLAEGLLNKQIAYELGVSEATVKAHVSAVLQKLGVDSRTQAVILLSRIGNDALNTD
- a CDS encoding PAS domain-containing hybrid sensor histidine kinase/response regulator, translating into MQGWGIIGAAFLYLLLLFAVASIGDRRTSRWNSAPRPYIYALSLAVYCTSWTFFGSVGLSAQRGLEFLGIYIGPILVFTLGNRLLRHIVRLAKSEHITSIADFLAARYGKSFGVASLATCIAAVGSIPYIALQLKAVSGSVGLVMEHYGSAVDPSVFIFGDISLPVAAVLAVFAILFGTRHTDATEHQNGLILAVALESVIKLCAFLTVGFACTFFLFGAPSQLINQISQSPEALEAFHYQTSIGTWIVQSALSAAAIIMLPRQFHVTVVESRSEKELRTASWLFPVYLVLINIFVFPIALIGVMTLGGNVSGDLYVLALPLAAGAHWLALVAFLGGLSAATAMVIVACVALSIMISNHLVLPLFIRRLAKQQAAEQRDLTKIILNTRRLTIIGILALAFAYYRFTSNNIHLASIGFVSFAAIAQFVPAFIGGLFWRNANGRGAMLGLSTGFLVWAYTLLLPTMAPENAAILRDGFLGFTALRPEALFGTNALPLTNGVVWSLAANTLFYVLGSLSRASTPLERIQASIFLPRYVIGTPTLKRFRTTVTVAELKATMARYLGAERVERAFLRFEGREQRRLDPGMTVDTPLIRHAEQLLGTAVGSASARLVLSLLLQKGDASGRDARQLLDDASTALQQNRDLLQTALDQMEQGITVFDKDLRLTCWNRQFRKLFDLPDEVMQVGIPVSEIVEQLHRRGDISFTGQNSAIRSLAAVRRPWRINMKSTGKVLEIQSNPMPDGGIVATYTDITAAVEADVTRQKAAEMLEQRVADRTAELTRVNQQLAKAQAAAEEANQGKTRFLAAAGHDILQPLNAARLYSTALAERLGRSETSEFARNIDSSLEAVEAILGMVLDISRLDTGSLKPELSVFRLDKLMSQIATDFTPLAAAKGLKLRVVPSSIVVKTDRNMLRRLIQNLVSNSIKYSRRGGILLGVRRRGSFVELQVLDTGIGIPPQKLKLVFREFTRLDEGMREAEGLGLGLSIVDRIARLLSLPLALASTPGKGTMFTLRIPVSQEKVPADEVKNRRGLQRALELTGLDVLCIDNDASILSGMETLLRGWGCQVTTLRSGTALKSYCTDHSRPPDVIVADYHLLNENGLDMIGFARETFQTEIPAILLTADRSKEVRQRAEDENVTVLHKPLRPAALRSLLSHFHHARQDNASAQNAAQ